From Cuculus canorus isolate bCucCan1 chromosome 32, bCucCan1.pri, whole genome shotgun sequence, the proteins below share one genomic window:
- the RPL10 gene encoding 60S ribosomal protein L10, producing MGRRPARCYRYCKNKPYPKSRFCRGVPDPKIRIFDLGRKKAKVDEFPLCGHMVSDEYEQLSSEALEAARICANKYMVKSCGKDGFHIRVRLHPFHVIRINKMLSCAGADRLQTGMRGAFGKPQGTVARVHIGQVIMSIRTKAQNKEHVVEALRRAKFKFPGRQKIHISKKWGFTKFNADAFEEMVAQKRLIPDGCGVKYVPARGPLDRWRALHAA from the exons ATGGGCCGCCGCCCGGCGCGATG TTACAGATACTGCAAGAACAAACCGTACCCCAAGTCTCGCTTTTGCCGTGGGGTCCCTG accccaaaatccGCATTTTTGACCTGGGACGGAAGAAGGCGAAGGTGGATGAGTTTCCGCTCTGTGGGCATATGGTGTCCGACGAGTACGAGCAGCTCAGCTCCGAGG ctctggAGGCCGCTCGTATCTGCGCCAACAAATATATGGTGAAGAGCTGCGGGAAGGACGGATTCCACATCCGCGTCCGCCTCCACCCCTTCCACGTCATCCGCATCAACAAAATGCTTTCCTGCGCCGGGGCCGACAG gcTGCAGACGGGGATGCGCGGGGCCTTCGGGAAGCCTCAGGGCACGGTCGCCCGCGTCCACATCGGCCAAGTGATTATGTCCATCCGCACCAAAGCGCAGAACAAGGAGCACGTGGTGGAGGCCTTGCGACGCGCCAAGTTCAAGTTCCCGGGGCGCCAGAAG aTCCACATCTCCAAGAAATGGGGGTTCACCAAATTCAACGCCGACGCCTTCGAGGAAATGGTGGCCCAGAAACGTTTGATCCCCGACGGCTGCGGCGTCAAATACGTCCCGGCCCGGGGACCCCTCGACCGCTGGCGGGCGTTGCACGCGGCCTGa